The following nucleotide sequence is from Tachyglossus aculeatus isolate mTacAcu1 chromosome 11, mTacAcu1.pri, whole genome shotgun sequence.
AACACCACGGAAAAGAGGGTTTACAACATTCCCGGAGTCCCCCCGGACATGATGAAGCTGATCATCGAGTACGCCTACACCCGCACGGTGCCCATCACCCCGGACAACGTGGAACGCCTGCTGGCCGCCGCAGACCAGTTCAACATCATGGGCATCGTGCGCGGCTGCTGCGAGTTCCTCAAGTCGGAGCTCTGCCTGGACAACTGCATCGGCATCTGCAAGTTCACCGACTACTACTACTGCCCGGAGCTGCGCCAGAAGGCCTACATGTTCATCCTGCACAACTTCGAGGAGATGGTCAAGGTTTCGGCCGAGTACCTGGACCTGTCCGTGACGGAGCTGCGGGACATCATCGAGAGGGACGAGCTCAACGTCAAACAGGAGGACGCCGTGTTCGAGGCCATCTTGAAGTGGATCGCCCACGACCCCCTCAACAGGAAACAGCACATTTCCGTCTTGCTGCCCAAGGTGGGGTTTCTCCCGGCCCCGTGGGCGGCGGGAAGGGGTGGGAGCCTTGCCCGCCGGGGGGCAAGAGGCatcctggagggtgggggagtggcGGGCGGCACCACGGAATGGGGGGAAGTCGAGTGcccgcttcccctctccccttctgagGGCAGAGTCCGCCCGCCTTGGCGCGGGGGAGCGTAGGACAAGTTGGGGTCGGGCGGGGGTCCCCGCCTGGTGCCATCTGCGCTCGGAGAGGGGTGGGATCACCGGCCCGACGAAAGCGGGCACCCCAGTTCCCCTCGCCCGAGCCCCAGTTGCCATCCGCTGGggcagtcatcatcaccatcagtcgcatttattgagcgcttactatgtgcagagcgctggactaagcgcttgggaagtccaaattggcaacatatagaggcagtccctacccaacagtgggctcacagtctaaaagggggagacggagagcaaaaccaaacgtagtaacaaaataaaataaatagaatggatgtgtaccagtcaaataaatagagtagtaaatatgtacagacgtatatacatatatacaggtgctgtggggaagggaaggaggtaagatgggggggatggagaggggggcgagggggagagggggtcccaCCCCGGACGGCAGCGGCAGAGCCAGCCAGGGCTAGACGCAGACCCTCTCGGGGCGGTCCTGCCCCAACCCGGGCCCCCGCGGAGCACGTGCCGGTGTGTAGTGTAGGGTCGGGGATTTGGGGGTCGCGGCCCAGGGAGCGCCCCCCGAACGCAAGCCCTCGTCTCCCGCCGCCCCAGGTGCGGCTGGCCCTGATGCACGCGGAATACTTCATGAACAACGTCAAGATGAACGACTACGTGAAGGACAGCGAGGAGTGCAAGCCGGTCATCATCAACGCCCTCAAGGCCATGTACGACCTGAACATGAACGGCCCCTCCAACTCGGACTTCACCAACCCGCTGTCCCGGCCGCGGCTGCCCTACGCCATCCTGTTCGCCATCGGCGGCTGGAGCGGCGGGAGCCCCACCAACGCCATCGAGGCCTACGACGCGCGGGCGGACCGCTGGGTCAACGTCACCTGCGAGGAGGAGAGCCCGCGGGCCTACCACGGCGCCGCCTTCCTCAAGGGCTTCGTCTACATCATCGGGGGCTTCGACAGCGTCGACTACTTCAACAGCGTGAAGAGGTTCGACCCCGTCAGGAAGTCCTGGCACCAGGTGGCCCCCATGCACTCCCGCCGCTGCTACGTCAGCGTGACCGTCCTCAGCGACTTCATCTACGCCATGGGCGGCTTCGACGGCTACGTGCGCCTCAACACGGCCGAGCGCTACGAGCCCGAGACCAACCAGTGGACCCTCATCGCCCCGATGCACGAACAGCGGAGCGACGCCAGTGCCACCACGCTCTACGGCAAGGTAAGGAGGCCGGGCCCGCCGCCCCTCTCCCCCGAACGTCTCCGACCCCGACGTCTCCGACCGCCCCGACGGGGACCCCGGCGTGGGGATTCTGCCGCTAAAGGGGTCTTGGCCGTTGGCttgtccttccttccccatcaAACCTTCACCCGAGGGCCTCCGCttgggacggtgctctgcacacagtaagcgctcaataaatacgattgattgattgatggagaagcagcgtggctcggcgggaagagcccgggctttggagtcggggggtcgaagcccggctctgccagttgccagctgtgtgactttgggcaactcacttcacttctctgggcctcagttacctcgtctgtaaaatggggattaagactgtgagtccccccatgggacaacctgatcaccttgtaacctccccagcacttagaacagtgctctgcacatagtaagtgcttaataaatgccattttattacaataaatgccatcattatcattaacggggcagcatggctcagtggaaaaagcccaggctttggagtcagaggtcatgggttcaaaccccggctccaccaattgtcagctgtgtgactttgggcaagtcacttcacttctctgggcctcagttacctcatctgtaaaatggggattaagactgtgagtccccccatgggacaacctgatcaccttataacctccccagcacttagaacagtgctctgcacatagtaagtgcttaataaatgccattattattattattattattattattattattaacggggcagcatggcccagtggaaagagcctgggctttggagtcgggggtcaggggtccgaatctcggctctgccaattgtcagctgtgtgactttgggcaagtcacttcacttctctgggcctcagttacctcgtctgtaaaatggggattaagactgtgagtccccccatgggacaacctgattaccttgtaacctccccagcgcttagaacagtgctctgcacatagtaagcgcttaataaatgccattattattataataaatgccattattattattattattatattaacggggcagcatggctcagtggaaagagcctgggctttggagtcaggggtcaggggtccgaatcccggctccgccagttgtcagctgtgtgactttgggcaactcacttcgcttctctgggcctcagttaccccgtctgtaaaatggggattaagactgtgagtccccccatgggacaacctgatcaccttgtaacctccccagcgcttagaacagtgctctgcacacagtaagcgcttaataaatgccattattattattattattaacggggcagcatggcccagtggaaagagcctgggctttggagtcaggggtcaggggtccgaatcccggctctgccaattgtcagctgtgtgactttgggcaagtcacttcacttctctgggcctcagttacctcgtctgtaaaatggggattaagactgtgagtccccccatgggacaacccgatcaccttgtagcctccccagtacttagaacagtgctctgcacatagtaagcgcttaataaatgccattattattataataaatgccatcattattattattattattaacggggcagcatggctcagtggaaagagcctgggctttggagtcgggggtcaggggtccgaatcccggttctaccaattgtcagctgtgtgactttgggcaagtcacttcacttctctgggcctcagttacctcatctgtaaaatggggattaagactgtgagccccaagtgggacaacctgatcaccttgtaacctccccagcacttagaacagtgctctgcacatagtaagtgcttaataaatgccattattattattattattattaacggggcagcatggcccagtggaaagagcctgggctttggagtcgggggtcaggggtccgaatcccggctccgccagttgtcagctgtgtgactttgggcaagtcacttcacttctctgggcctcagttacctcatctgtaaaatggggattaagactgtgagtccccccatgggacaacctgattaccttgtaacctccccagcgcttagaacagtgctctgcacatagtaagcgcttaataaatgccattattattataataaatgtcatcattattattatcattattaatggggcagcatggctctgtggaaagagcctgggctttggagtcaggagtcaggggtctgaatcccggctctaccaattgtcagctgtgtgactttgggcaagtcacttcacttctctgggcctcagttacctcatctgtaaaatggggattaagactgtgagtccccccatgggacaacccgatcaccttgtggcctccccagcacttagaacagtgctctgcacatagtaagcgcttaataaatgccattattattataataaatgtcatcattattattatcattattaatggggcagcatggctctgtggaaagagcctgggctttggagtcaggagtcaggggtctgaatcccggctctaccaattgtcagctgtgtgactttgggcaagtcacttcacttctctgggcctcagttacctcatctgtaaaatggggattaagactgtgagccccaagtgggacaacctgatcaccttgtaacctccccagcgcttagaacagtgctctgcacatagtaagtgcttaataaatgccatattattattattattattattattattattaatggggcagcatggctctgtggaaagagcctgggctttggagtcgggagtcaggggtccgaatcccggctctgccaattgtcagctgtgtgactttgagcaagtcacttcacttctctgggcctcagttacctcatctgtaaaatggggattaagactgtgagtccccccatgggacaacctgatcaccttgtaacctccccagcacttagaacagtgctctgcacatagtaagcgcttaataaatgccattattattataataaatgccatcattattattaacgggacagcatagctcagtggaaagagcccaggctttggagtcagaggtcatgggttcaaaccccggctctgccaattgtcagctgtgtgactttgggcaagtcacttcacttctctgggcctcagttccctcatccgccaaatggggatgaagactgtgagccccccgtgggacaacctgatcaccttgtaacctccccagcgcttagagcagtggtctgcacatagtaagcgcttaataaatgccattattattattacgtatgcACTATGGCGGATGGGATGGCTAAAATGACGCGGGCTAGCAGCCAATGACCTGGATGAGCCCCGGGCTGAGTGAGCCCTGACTCCCCTGACTAATTGGGGTCTCGAAGGGattggccaatttgtacttcccaagtgcttagtacagtgctctgcacatagtaagcgctcaataaatacgattgacgatgatgatgattggggacGGGCCACCTGGGCCAGGAATCTCCGTCCTCGAGGTTACAGCCATCTGCCCGGCCCGGCCGGTCCTTCGAGGTGAAAAGGCAAACGGTGATTCCGGGTCGACTACGGGAAAGGAAGGTGCCTCTGGGCTGGgatctgggggaggagagggagaagggaaggcagtTGGAGAAGGGTGTTATTGGATTTCCCGGTCTCTTGTAGGAATCAAGCCTAGGGATCAGGGCCAAAGTAGGGGAAGGGTCTGAGTGGTTGGGTCTGGGGTGGGACGGATCCCTCTCCCCCGAAGGGACCGGCCCGAAGGGCCCAAGAGACCCCGTCCCTCGGGGCCTCGTCCGCCCACGAGGCAGAGAGGGGTCTCCGGCCGGGTCCGGCGCCGACCCCCGTGCTCTCTGGCCCCCAGGTGTACATCTGCGGGGGCTTCAACGGAAACGAGTGCCTGTTCACGGCCGAGGTGTACAGCACGGAGAGCAATCAGTGGACGGTCATCGCTCCCATGCGCAGCAGGAGGAGCGGGATCGGCGTGGTGGCCTACGGGGAGCACGTCTACGCGGTGAGCTGGAGGAAGGGCGGGTCGGAGCCGGGGGCGGCAggggccctccccagccccaaccgCCCCGTCTGCCTCCGCAGGTGGGGGGCTTCGATGGCGCCAACCGGCTGCGGAGCGCCGAGGCCTACAGTCCCGTGGCCAACACGTGGCGCCCCATCCCCACCATGTTCAACCCGCGCAGCAACTTCGGCATCGAGGTGGTGGACGACCTCCTGTTCGTGGTGGGCGGCTTCAACGGCTTCACGACCACCTTCAACGTGGAGTGCTACGACGAGAAGACCGACGAGTGGTACGACGCCCACGACATGAGCATCTACCGCAGCGCGCTCAGCTGCTGCGTGGTGCCGGGCCTGGCCAACGTGGGCGAGTACGCCGCCCGCCGTGACCACTTCCCGGGCCTGGCCCTGCGGGACGAGGTCAAGTTCTCTGCCTCGACGAGCACCCTGCCCGTCTGAACCCCGCCCGCCTGTCCGGTAGGGAATAAAGAGTCTAAGCAATAAGGGTTAATGCTTTTTTTTCTCCAATAAACACACTACTTGAACCTTAAGGAGACCTGGAGAGTGTTCCAACGGAGGGACCCCGGTGGGCGggggggcggagcggggaggggagggcccgCTCCGCCGAGCCCCTCATCCGACCCCAGCGAACACGGCTCAGGCAGAGTTAGAGAAATAGAGTTTATTTGCGCAAACCAACATCTGAGAACCACGGAGCCGGGGGCGAGTACGCGCCGCGAGCCGAAACGCAGGCTCTCGGCGAGAGCCCCGAACCGGCCGGCCGCTCCCATGGAGAGGGAGCCGGAGCAGTTGTCACGGAGAGCGCTCCGGGCTCCTCCGCGTGCCGGCCGGGGAGGTTGAGGGCCCGGCAGGGACCGCCCCGACGAGTCCACACGAAACATCC
It contains:
- the KLHL10 gene encoding kelch-like protein 10 isoform X1, with translation MELEGPKGTSTRFHQPHMERKMSAMTCEIFNELRLEGKLCDVVIKVNGLEFNAHKNILCSCSSYFRALFTSGWNTTEKRVYNIPGVPPDMMKLIIEYAYTRTVPITPDNVERLLAAADQFNIMGIVRGCCEFLKSELCLDNCIGICKFTDYYYCPELRQKAYMFILHNFEEMVKVSAEYLDLSVTELRDIIERDELNVKQEDAVFEAILKWIAHDPLNRKQHISVLLPKVRLALMHAEYFMNNVKMNDYVKDSEECKPVIINALKAMYDLNMNGPSNSDFTNPLSRPRLPYAILFAIGGWSGGSPTNAIEAYDARADRWVNVTCEEESPRAYHGAAFLKGFVYIIGGFDSVDYFNSVKRFDPVRKSWHQVAPMHSRRCYVSVTVLSDFIYAMGGFDGYVRLNTAERYEPETNQWTLIAPMHEQRSDASATTLYGKVYICGGFNGNECLFTAEVYSTESNQWTVIAPMRSRRSGIGVVAYGEHVYAVGGFDGANRLRSAEAYSPVANTWRPIPTMFNPRSNFGIEVVDDLLFVVGGFNGFTTTFNVECYDEKTDEWYDAHDMSIYRSALSCCVVPGLANVGEYAARRDHFPGLALRDEVKFSASTSTLPV
- the KLHL10 gene encoding kelch-like protein 10 isoform X2; amino-acid sequence: MELEGPKGTSTRFHQPHMERKMSAMTCEIFNELRLEGKLCDVVIKVNGLEFNAHKNILCSCSSYFRALFTSGWNTTEKRVYNIPGVPPDMMKLIIEYAYTRTVPITPDNVERLLAAADQFNIMGIVRGCCEFLKSELCLDNCIGICKFTDYYYCPELRQKAYMFILHNFEEMVKVSAEYLDLSVTELRDIIERDELNVKQEDAVFEAILKWIAHDPLNRKQHISVLLPKVRLALMHAEYFMNNVKMNDYVKDSEECKPVIINALKAMYDLNMNGPSNSDFTNPLSRPRLPYAILFAIGGWSGGSPTNAIEAYDARADRWVNVTCEEESPRAYHGAAFLKGFVYIIGGFDSVDYFNSVKRFDPVRKSWHQVAPMHSRRCYVSVTVLSDFIYAMGGFDGYVRLNTAERYEPETNQWTLIAPMHEQRSDASATTLYGKVYICGGFNGNECLFTAEVYSTESNQWTVIAPMRSRRSGIGVVAYGEHVYAQLRHRGGGRPPVRGGRLQRLHDHLQRGVLRREDRRVVRRPRHEHLPQRAQLLRGAGPGQRGRVRRPP